In Cryptosporangium phraense, the sequence CGCCGACTCCACCGACCCGCTCGGCCACCGGCTGCGCCGGTACGCGGACCTGCTCGGCGCCGACCGGCAGGCCCTGGCCGCCGCGCAGCGCGGGGCCGCGTTCGACGAGCCGGCCGGAGTCCGGCTCGGCCGCACGCCGGTGCTGGTCCTCGCGGGCGAGGACGACCGCGCCGTCGGCGACCCGGCCGCCCTCGCGGCGGCGATCCCCGGGGCCCGGCTCGCGCTGGTCCCCGGCGACCACATGACCGCGCCCGCCGACCCGGCGTTCGCTGCCGCGCTGCTGGCCTACCTTCAGTCCAACGACCGGTTCCGCACTACGGACGCGTACCAGCGCGCGGAATCCTTCGGGGTCCGTTCCAGGGTCTCGTAGTCGACCCGGACGATGCCGAAGCGCTTCGAGTACCCGTACGACCATTCGAAGTTGTCCAGCAGCGACCACAGGAAGTACCCGCGCACGTCGACGCCCTTCTCGCGGACGTTGAGCACCGCGCGCAGGTGCCGCCGGACGTAGTCGGTGCGGTCGGCGTCGTGGATCCGGCCGTCCTCGGCGACGACGTCCGGGAACGCGGCGCCGTTCTCGGTCACCATCAGCGGCTGGTCCGGGTACCGCTGCCCGAGCTCGACCAGCAGGTCCTCCAGGCCCTGGGGGTCGATGTTCCAGCCCATGTCGGTGTGCGGCGGGTCGGTCGGCAGGAACTCGACGTCGTCCGCGCCGGGCCAGGCGGTCGCCGATGACGCCCCGTGCCCGTCGGCCCGCTGCAGCTCACCGGTGCCGTCCCAGAGCGACACCCGGTTCGTGCTGTAGTAGTTCACCCCGAGGACGTCGATCGGCTGGCGGATCAGCTCCAGGTCGCCGTCCCGGACGAACGACCAGTCGGTGATCGAGCTCGTGACCTCGAGCGACTCGGCGGGGTAGGCCCCCTCGAGCATCGGGCCCAGGAAGACGCCGTTCGCCAACGCGTCGACCTTCGACCGGGCCGCTTCGCCGGACGCGCCCACCGGACGGAAGACGTGCAGGTTGAGCGTCACCGAGAACTGAGCGTCGGGCCGGACGACCTGCCGGAGCTCGCGGAGCGCGAGCCCGTGGGCGAGGTTGAGGTGGTGCACCGCCTGCAGCGCGGCCAGCGGATCCGTGCGCCCGGGGGCGTGGACGCCGGAGCTGTACCCGAGGTAGGCCGAGCACCAGGGCTCGTTCAGCGTCGTCCAGGTGTGGACGCGGTCGCCGAGCGCCTCGCCGACGACGCGGGCGTAGGCCGCGAACGCCTCGGCGGTGCCGCGGACGGTCCAGCCGCCCTCGTCCTCCAGGGCCTGGGGGAGGTCCCAGTGGTACAGCGTCGCGACCGGCCGGATGTTACGGGCCAGCAGGCCGTCGACCAGCCGGGAGTAGAAGTCGAGGCCGGCCTGGTTGACCGCCCCACGGCCGGCCGGGACGATCCGGGGCCAGGCGATCGAGAACCGGTAGGCCTCCAGGCCGAGCTCGGCCATCAGGTCGAGGTCCTCGTCGAGGCGATGGTAGTGATCGTCGGCGACGTCGCCCGTGTCGCCGTCGAGCACCTTGCCCGGCGTGTGGCTGAAAGTATCCCAAATGGACGGGCCGCGTCCGTCCTCGTGGACGGCGCCCTCGATCTGGTACGACGCGGTGGCCGATCCGAACACGAACTCAGCGGGGAACTGCATCGATGGTCCTCGCCTTCAGTGGGACGAAAGAGAGCGCTTCCCGGGATAGCGCTCTCACAGCATCGCACGAGGAATGAGAAGGCGGGCGAGTGGGAACGGAACTGCCGTGACCGAGACCCGAGAACTGCCGATCCAGGAGCGAGCCGGGCAGAAACCCCGCAAGCTCGTGAACGTCGACGTCCTCGTCCGCGACCAGCAGGGCCGAATCCTGCTGGTCGGCAAGCCGGACTGGGCCATGCCCGGCGGAGCCGTCCCGGACGGCGAAGCCCCGCGCGAAGCGGCCCGCCGTCTGTTGCACGACCAGATCGCGCTGGACCGGGCGCCGAGTCGGCTGCTGGTCGTGGATTACGTGACCGGGGAGGACCGGCTCGACCTCGTCTTCGACGGGGGCACGATCCGGGCCGAGGACTATCCACGGTTCGCGTTCTGCGATCCGAGCGAGGCGGGTGAGCGTCTGCCGGAGTCCGGCCGCCCGCGCCTGGCCGCCGCCTGCGAGGGCCTCCGCTTCCAGGTCTCCCGCTATTTGGAGGACGGAACGATGCTCGCGTAGGAGTCGTGCGGGCCGGGTCGTTGGCGGGGTGGCTACCGAGTCCGGTTGAGGGCGCTTCGTGTGTCAGATGGTCGAGCGGGCCGGCCCGTCGCGGGGTGCGACGTTCCATCCGGTCTGCTGGCGGATCGCCCAGCACTGGGCCGAGCGTTGCGCAGCCAGGGTCGCGGCCGGGATGGCCGACCGGTCGTCGCACCGGAACGGCTCGGGGCGTCGCCGCGCCGTTCGCGGTCTGGTCCGTAGCCAGCTGTGGCTCACCGCCCGGGCCACCGGTCACGACGTCGAGAGGGCCGCCCCCGGAGGCCGAGGCCCGCACGGCACCGCCCATTGGCGGTTCCCGGCCAGGACTACGACGTCTCCACCGCGGTCGGTGGCATCGCGTCCGCGGCGCCCCTCCTCCGGGCCCCGGCCTGGGCCCGCCGCCCCACGGTGATCGACAGCCCGATCAACCCGGCGATCACCACATACGGCACCACATTGTTCACTACCACCATCGGCCCCGTACCGAGCTTCCACGTCAACACCGCCCGGATCACCGCCTCACCCAACAGCGCCACCCCCCACGCCGTCGTCAGCGTCCGCTGCACCGACCGGAAATTGGGGTGCGCCCACAGCCCGTCCCACCAGTCCCGCTGCACCTTCGACCCGTCGGTCGCGAACCGGCGGCCGAAGTAGAACGTCAGCGGCTTGCCGGCCAGCAGCGTGGCCAGGAACACCACCCCGAGCACGCCGGTGGTCACCGAGTCCTTGAGGAACACCGCCCGCGCGCTGTCCGAGAACACGGTCGTGGCGACGCCGGCCAGCAGGCCGATGAGCACGAACACGCTGAACTCGTCCACGTGGCGCTGGCGGTGCACGGTCCAGGCCAGCTCGGCGGCCGGCCACAGGCCGGACAGCAGCAGCGCAGGCACCTCGCCCAGGCCGGCGCCGGTGAGCACGAAGTAGGTGACGGTCGGTAACACGATGTTGGCGACGATCGGGATCACCCAGGACTGCAGGGCGGACTGGTCGCTCGCAGGCTTCTCATCGGCCA encodes:
- a CDS encoding GH1 family beta-glucosidase, whose protein sequence is MQFPAEFVFGSATASYQIEGAVHEDGRGPSIWDTFSHTPGKVLDGDTGDVADDHYHRLDEDLDLMAELGLEAYRFSIAWPRIVPAGRGAVNQAGLDFYSRLVDGLLARNIRPVATLYHWDLPQALEDEGGWTVRGTAEAFAAYARVVGEALGDRVHTWTTLNEPWCSAYLGYSSGVHAPGRTDPLAALQAVHHLNLAHGLALRELRQVVRPDAQFSVTLNLHVFRPVGASGEAARSKVDALANGVFLGPMLEGAYPAESLEVTSSITDWSFVRDGDLELIRQPIDVLGVNYYSTNRVSLWDGTGELQRADGHGASSATAWPGADDVEFLPTDPPHTDMGWNIDPQGLEDLLVELGQRYPDQPLMVTENGAAFPDVVAEDGRIHDADRTDYVRRHLRAVLNVREKGVDVRGYFLWSLLDNFEWSYGYSKRFGIVRVDYETLERTPKDSARWYASVVRNRSLD
- a CDS encoding VC0807 family protein, with amino-acid sequence MADEKPASDQSALQSWVIPIVANIVLPTVTYFVLTGAGLGEVPALLLSGLWPAAELAWTVHRQRHVDEFSVFVLIGLLAGVATTVFSDSARAVFLKDSVTTGVLGVVFLATLLAGKPLTFYFGRRFATDGSKVQRDWWDGLWAHPNFRSVQRTLTTAWGVALLGEAVIRAVLTWKLGTGPMVVVNNVVPYVVIAGLIGLSITVGRRAQAGARRRGAADAMPPTAVETS
- a CDS encoding NUDIX domain-containing protein, with the translated sequence MTETRELPIQERAGQKPRKLVNVDVLVRDQQGRILLVGKPDWAMPGGAVPDGEAPREAARRLLHDQIALDRAPSRLLVVDYVTGEDRLDLVFDGGTIRAEDYPRFAFCDPSEAGERLPESGRPRLAAACEGLRFQVSRYLEDGTMLA